In the Streptomyces sp. NBC_00193 genome, GGCGGAAGAAGGGCAACCTGGGGGGACGTTTTGGCATGCTCTGCGCACTTTTATGCGCAGAGGGGGAGGGGTGGAGTCATGCAGGCCGTGCCCGGTCGCACCGGACAGCTGCTGGAACGGGGTCTGCGGACCCTGACGGGGGAGAGCGGCGGGGCTCCGGACCCGGTACGGGCCCGCCGCACGGACAGCTGGCTCGCCCTGCTCTGCGGACTGCTCACCACCCTCAACCTCCACGACGTCCACCGCTTCGGCCTCGTCACCGACTACCCCACGAGCCTGGCCGCCGGCTGGCTCGCGGCCGTCTCGCTGCTCTGGCGCCGCTCCCACCCCTGGATCCCGGCCCTCGCGGCCACCGCCGCCACCGTCGTCTCCGACGACCGCGGCCCCCTCGTCTTCGCCGCCTACGCCCTGGCCGCGTACGGCCGGTCCCACCGCTGGGTCGGGGTCCTGCTGATGGGCGTCGTCTACGCCACCACCCGGGACCTGTTCCTGCCGCTCGGGTACGCGGGGCGCGACCCCGCCTCCTTCGTCCTCGGCTCCATCCTCGTGCCCGCCCTGTACGGGGAGACCGTGCGGCGCAACCGGCACGTCATGACCGCGCTGCGCGAGCGGGCCCGCCAGGCCCACGCCGCCGTGGACCAGGCGGCCGACCTCGCCGTCGTCCAGGAACGCACCCGTTTGGCCCAGCGCACCCACGACGGGCTCGGCCACCGCCTCACCGCCCTCACGATGCAGGCCGCCGCCCTGCGCCTGGACGCCGAGGCCGACCCCCGGGTCCGGGAGGCCGCCGGCGCCGTGGAGGAATCGGCGCGGGCCGCGATGGCCGAGGTCAGGGAGGTGCTGGACATGCTGACCGACCCCGCGGGCAGCCGCGCGTACACCTCACCCGTGGACGTGGGCCGCTTCCTCGGCTCCCTGGCCCGGAACATGCGGGCCACCGGCATGGAGATCACCCACCGCACCCAGCCCGGCCTGGGGTCCTTCCCGGCCGCCGACGGGCGGCTGCTGCTGCGGATAGCCCGCGAGGGGCTCACCAACGCGGCGAAGTACGCCCCCGGCTCCGCCGTTCGGATGAATCTGTACGCCGAGGACGGGGAGGTCCGCCTCGACGTGGTCAACACCGCCCCGGAGGGGGAGAGGATCGTCCTCGACTCCGGTGGGATGGGCATTCCGGGGCTCCGGCGCGCCCTCGCGGAGGTGGGCGGGAAGCTGCGCGCCGGATCCACGCAGGACGGAGGTCACATGCTCGCGGCGACACTCCCCGACCGACGTGTGCTAGCTTAGAGCTCGTTGCAGTTGTGGTACCCATGAACTTTATGTGCGCCTGACGGGAATGCTCCGACAGGCGCTTTTATTGTTTTGCCGGAATCTCCGGATGGGGCCCTTTGCCGCCTATTCAGGAGATTCAAAAATGGCACTTGGCACCGTGAAGTGGTTCAACTCGGAAAAGGGCTTCGGCTTCATCGAGCAGGACGGTGGCGGCCCGGACGTCTTCGCCCACTACTCGAACATCGCCACCCAGGGCTTCCGTGAGCTCAACGAGGGCCAGCGCGTGTCCTTCGACGTCACCCAGGGCCAGAAGGGCCCCCAGGCGGAGAACATCCTCCCCGCCTAAGGCAGTCAGCACGCCGGGGTCCGCACCGAGTAGGTGCGGGCCCCGGCTTGTCTGCTGTTTCGAACCATTTGCTTGCAGCGTTTTCTGCAGTACCTGCCGGTTTCAGGAGGGCTTTCTCGCATGACCAGCTCCAGCTCCGCACGACCCAGCCGCCGCCCCACCCGGGGTCGAGGTGCGGCCCAGGGACGTCCGAAGGCTGGCGCGGGACGGCAGAAGTCCGCCCCCGTAGCCAGGCCCCAAGAATTCACCATGCCCGAACCGCTGACCCCGGCCCTGCCGCCGGTGGACTCGTTCGGGGACATGGACATGCCCGAGGCGCTGCTGAAGACCCTCGCCGCCCAGGGCGTCACCGAGCCGTTCCCGATCCAGGCCGCGACGCTGCCGAACTCCCTCGTCGGCCGTGACCTGCTCGGCCGCGGCCGTACCGGCTCCGGTAAGACGCTGGCCTTCGGCCTGGCCGTGCTGACCCGCACC is a window encoding:
- a CDS encoding sensor histidine kinase; the encoded protein is MPGRTGQLLERGLRTLTGESGGAPDPVRARRTDSWLALLCGLLTTLNLHDVHRFGLVTDYPTSLAAGWLAAVSLLWRRSHPWIPALAATAATVVSDDRGPLVFAAYALAAYGRSHRWVGVLLMGVVYATTRDLFLPLGYAGRDPASFVLGSILVPALYGETVRRNRHVMTALRERARQAHAAVDQAADLAVVQERTRLAQRTHDGLGHRLTALTMQAAALRLDAEADPRVREAAGAVEESARAAMAEVREVLDMLTDPAGSRAYTSPVDVGRFLGSLARNMRATGMEITHRTQPGLGSFPAADGRLLLRIAREGLTNAAKYAPGSAVRMNLYAEDGEVRLDVVNTAPEGERIVLDSGGMGIPGLRRALAEVGGKLRAGSTQDGGHMLAATLPDRRVLA
- a CDS encoding cold-shock protein is translated as MALGTVKWFNSEKGFGFIEQDGGGPDVFAHYSNIATQGFRELNEGQRVSFDVTQGQKGPQAENILPA